One cyanobiont of Ornithocercus magnificus DNA segment encodes these proteins:
- a CDS encoding ferredoxin, with amino-acid sequence MTPLCVSHHLLLCATASKALCCGPSSGLASWAALKRLVQELGLEDISRPGGIVLRSKADCLRICKQGPILLVWPDGCWYARATPERLRVILHKHIIGGYPCEEWIIRRTPLSSALTTSD; translated from the coding sequence ATGACACCTTTATGCGTTAGCCATCACCTGTTGCTCTGCGCAACGGCAAGCAAAGCCCTTTGCTGTGGTCCTTCATCAGGCTTAGCAAGCTGGGCAGCACTCAAGCGACTTGTGCAAGAGCTGGGTTTAGAGGACATTAGTCGACCTGGGGGTATAGTACTGCGCTCAAAGGCAGACTGCCTTCGAATTTGTAAACAAGGTCCTATCCTATTAGTTTGGCCGGATGGTTGTTGGTACGCACGGGCGACTCCAGAACGACTAAGAGTAATATTGCATAAGCATATAATTGGTGGTTATCCTTGTGAAGAGTGGATTATTAGGCGGACGCCACTGAGCAGCGCTCTGACAACCAGTGACTGA
- a CDS encoding 1-deoxy-D-xylulose-5-phosphate reductoisomerase encodes MKAISVLGSTGSIGTQTLEIVKEFSDQFRVVALSAGRNLGLLVEQIVYHQPELVALADENLLPQLRQRLQALSDDCRPTLVPQLAGGSSGLSAVASWHSADLVVTGIVGCAGLLPTLAAIRAGKDLVLANKETLIAAGPVVLPELKRSKSRLLPADSEHSAIFQCLQGTPWAENACLSTGTPTPGLRRIQLTASGGAFRNWSTADLERATTIDAIRHPNWNMGRKITVDSATLMNKGLEVIEAHHLFGLDYDHIEILIHPQSIIHSMVELVDSSMLAQLGWPDMKLPILYCMSWPSRLETNWRRLDLTEIGQLSFLSPDTEKYPCMGLAYAAGRAGGTMPAVLNAANEEAVAQFLEERIHFLDIPELIEMVCDHHKNDLISCPQLDDILAVDCWARQAVRERASRGTRRIPLAITST; translated from the coding sequence GTGAAAGCCATTAGTGTACTGGGCTCAACTGGCTCGATTGGCACTCAAACCCTCGAGATTGTTAAGGAATTCTCAGACCAGTTCCGGGTGGTTGCTTTAAGTGCTGGACGGAACCTCGGTTTGCTGGTTGAGCAGATTGTCTATCACCAGCCCGAGTTGGTAGCCCTCGCCGACGAAAACTTACTGCCGCAACTACGACAGCGTTTGCAGGCACTGTCCGATGACTGCCGACCTACTTTAGTACCACAGCTAGCTGGTGGTAGCAGTGGACTGAGCGCTGTTGCTTCTTGGCACAGCGCTGATCTTGTAGTAACTGGTATTGTTGGCTGTGCAGGACTGCTGCCAACTCTTGCAGCAATCCGCGCCGGCAAAGATCTTGTGTTAGCAAATAAAGAGACCTTAATTGCCGCTGGACCTGTTGTGTTGCCAGAGTTGAAGCGGAGTAAAAGCCGATTGCTGCCTGCTGATTCGGAGCACTCTGCGATCTTTCAGTGCTTGCAAGGTACACCCTGGGCAGAGAATGCTTGTCTATCGACAGGTACACCAACGCCTGGATTGCGCCGCATCCAACTGACTGCCTCAGGTGGGGCCTTCCGCAATTGGAGCACTGCTGACTTGGAGAGAGCCACTACTATTGACGCTATTCGTCACCCTAATTGGAATATGGGGCGGAAAATTACTGTTGATTCAGCTACCCTTATGAACAAAGGACTAGAGGTAATCGAAGCCCACCATCTTTTTGGCCTAGATTATGACCATATTGAGATCCTGATTCATCCGCAGAGTATCATTCACTCAATGGTTGAGCTAGTAGACTCTTCCATGTTAGCACAGCTGGGTTGGCCTGACATGAAACTGCCAATTCTCTACTGTATGAGCTGGCCCTCACGCCTGGAGACAAATTGGCGGCGACTAGATCTTACTGAGATTGGCCAACTAAGCTTCCTTTCCCCAGACACAGAGAAATATCCCTGTATGGGCCTAGCCTATGCTGCTGGTCGTGCAGGGGGTACTATGCCTGCCGTACTCAATGCTGCAAACGAGGAAGCTGTGGCTCAATTTCTCGAGGAACGCATACATTTCCTCGATATCCCAGAGCTTATTGAGATGGTCTGTGATCATCATAAGAATGACTTGATATCTTGCCCACAGCTTGATGACATATTAGCAGTTGACTGCTGGGCTCGCCAAGCAGTACGGGAGCGAGCGAGTAGAGGTACCCGCCGCATTCCACTAGCAATCACGTCAACATGA
- a CDS encoding DNA polymerase I, with protein MPTNTPATSIDKPSLLLIDGHSLAFRSFYAFGKGSDGGLSTRDGVPTSVTYGFLKTLLDIGRSLRPQGVTIAFDTSEPTFRHRAYTKYKANREVAPEIFFRDLEQLQTILSEQLNLSICMVPGYEADDVLGTLAGHAADNGWRVRILSGDRDLFQLVDDTRDIAVLYMGGSSYAKSRGTKLVNEAGVIAKLGVVPTKVVDLKALTGDSSDNISGVRGIGSKTAVSLLRENHDLDDIYARLAEVETAGVKASHGVIKGALKRKLRQGHDDAYFSRYLAKIVVDVPLTLMPRLELSTVDVDALQLRLKRLELNSLLPQVQHFAAIFSNSQALEAARPKSALTISWEEDSANTAINRLIASMQPQLITSNEALIALKQHLETCRNPQTPVAVETKTTDSNPFRAELVGLGVCWGDGYGDLAYIPVGHHQPPALMQVKPAQLALEAVLNILAPWLASDKHPKAIQNVKYDRLVLMRHGLTLEGIVVDTLLADYLRDATTEHRLGHIAEREFGFAPTTYKELLKKHFFPNSTITNASRHCGMAAYVTRRLAIHLRQLLYAMSPRLLMLLEQVEQPLERVLAQMESTGIYINVPYLHELAVEMGNMLDELEKKVKITVGVDFNLASPKQLGELLFNSLGLDKKKSRRIKTGYSTDAAVLEKLADDHPVVPLVLEHRVLSKLKSTYIDALPQLVDSETGRLHTDFNQVVTATGRLSSSNPNLQNIPVRTDFSKRIRKAFLPQEGWWLLSADYSQIELRILAHLSEEEVLQEAYRSGDDVHALTAKLLLEKSEVSADERRLGKTINFGVIYGMGAQRFARETGVSKTEAKDFLKRYRERYPKVFAFLEFQERLALTRGYVETILGRRRPFKFSQNGLGQLLGKEPMEIDLEIARRGGIEAQQLRAAANAPIQGSSADIIKVAMVRLHTALQKSRLPAHLLLQVHDELVLESEPGVIDEVRELVQETMEQAVRLSVPLMVETGVGKDWMEAKK; from the coding sequence TTGCCGACAAACACACCTGCTACATCTATTGATAAGCCTTCGCTCTTGCTAATTGATGGGCATTCTCTTGCTTTTCGCAGCTTCTATGCTTTTGGCAAGGGTAGCGACGGTGGTTTATCTACCCGCGATGGAGTTCCGACTAGCGTTACCTATGGCTTCCTAAAAACTTTACTAGACATTGGCCGTAGTCTTAGACCTCAAGGTGTGACTATCGCATTCGATACTAGTGAGCCTACCTTCCGACATAGAGCTTACACTAAGTACAAGGCAAACCGTGAAGTTGCTCCAGAGATATTCTTCCGAGACCTAGAGCAACTTCAGACCATTTTGTCTGAACAGCTCAACTTGTCGATATGTATGGTCCCTGGCTATGAAGCTGACGATGTTCTCGGAACACTGGCTGGCCACGCAGCTGATAACGGCTGGCGCGTGCGGATTCTCTCCGGTGACCGCGATTTATTCCAACTGGTTGATGATACCCGGGATATAGCTGTTCTCTACATGGGTGGTAGTTCTTATGCCAAAAGTAGAGGAACTAAGCTAGTTAATGAAGCTGGTGTAATAGCCAAGCTTGGCGTTGTACCAACAAAAGTTGTCGACCTCAAAGCATTAACGGGCGACAGTTCTGATAATATCTCAGGTGTACGGGGGATAGGTTCCAAAACTGCAGTTAGCTTACTGAGGGAAAACCATGACCTTGATGATATCTATGCCAGGTTAGCAGAAGTAGAGACAGCAGGAGTAAAAGCCAGTCATGGAGTGATCAAAGGTGCGCTGAAGCGTAAGCTTAGACAGGGACATGATGATGCTTACTTCTCTCGGTACCTGGCGAAAATTGTAGTGGATGTGCCACTGACTTTGATGCCACGCCTTGAACTGAGTACAGTAGACGTAGATGCACTACAACTTCGACTAAAGAGGCTTGAACTCAATAGCCTTTTACCTCAAGTACAGCATTTCGCGGCCATCTTCAGTAATAGCCAAGCACTAGAGGCAGCCCGGCCAAAGTCAGCACTAACAATTAGCTGGGAAGAAGATAGTGCTAACACCGCCATAAATCGCCTCATAGCATCTATGCAGCCCCAGCTAATAACATCTAACGAAGCACTAATAGCATTGAAACAACACCTAGAAACCTGCCGTAATCCACAGACACCAGTAGCTGTAGAGACGAAAACGACAGATTCCAACCCGTTCCGTGCCGAGTTAGTGGGCTTGGGAGTTTGTTGGGGAGATGGATATGGTGATCTAGCATATATCCCGGTCGGACATCATCAACCACCTGCATTGATGCAGGTGAAACCGGCACAACTGGCCCTCGAGGCTGTGCTTAACATTTTAGCCCCCTGGCTTGCCAGTGACAAACATCCAAAAGCTATCCAAAATGTGAAGTATGATCGTCTGGTCTTGATGCGTCATGGTTTGACACTTGAAGGAATAGTAGTAGACACGCTGCTAGCAGACTATCTACGTGACGCAACAACCGAACATAGACTTGGGCATATAGCTGAGAGGGAATTTGGTTTTGCACCTACTACCTATAAGGAATTGCTCAAGAAGCATTTTTTTCCCAATTCAACAATTACAAATGCATCTCGTCACTGTGGTATGGCTGCATATGTTACTCGGCGTCTAGCTATCCACTTACGGCAGTTACTGTATGCAATGAGCCCGCGATTGCTGATGCTGCTAGAACAAGTCGAGCAGCCGTTAGAACGCGTATTGGCTCAGATGGAGTCGACAGGTATCTATATCAATGTACCTTACCTACACGAACTTGCTGTAGAGATGGGTAATATGTTAGACGAACTAGAAAAGAAGGTAAAGATAACAGTAGGAGTGGATTTTAATCTGGCTTCGCCAAAACAGCTAGGTGAGTTACTCTTTAATAGCCTAGGGTTGGACAAGAAAAAATCACGCCGTATCAAAACAGGCTATAGCACTGATGCGGCGGTACTTGAAAAGCTTGCAGATGACCACCCTGTCGTACCCCTGGTGCTAGAGCACCGTGTGCTTAGCAAGCTCAAGAGTACTTATATTGATGCCCTACCTCAGCTAGTAGATAGTGAAACTGGGCGCTTGCATACCGACTTTAATCAGGTAGTAACAGCCACTGGTCGACTAAGCAGTAGCAATCCCAACCTGCAAAACATTCCTGTTCGAACGGACTTTAGCAAGCGCATTCGCAAGGCATTTCTACCACAAGAGGGGTGGTGGTTACTAAGTGCTGACTACTCACAGATTGAGCTGCGAATACTTGCACACCTTTCTGAAGAAGAAGTGCTTCAAGAGGCCTACCGTAGCGGTGATGATGTACATGCTCTAACAGCTAAACTGTTACTGGAGAAAAGCGAGGTAAGTGCAGATGAACGACGCTTAGGTAAAACAATCAACTTTGGAGTAATTTATGGAATGGGCGCTCAGCGTTTCGCTCGCGAGACAGGTGTCAGCAAGACTGAGGCGAAAGATTTCTTGAAACGATACAGGGAGCGCTACCCGAAGGTATTCGCTTTCCTCGAATTCCAAGAAAGATTAGCGCTTACCAGGGGCTACGTAGAGACAATACTAGGTCGCCGTCGGCCCTTCAAGTTCAGCCAAAATGGTCTTGGTCAATTGCTAGGTAAAGAACCAATGGAGATTGATCTGGAAATAGCCCGCCGTGGCGGAATAGAAGCCCAGCAGCTGCGAGCAGCAGCCAATGCTCCGATACAGGGTTCTAGTGCTGATATTATCAAGGTGGCAATGGTGCGTTTGCACACTGCCTTGCAGAAATCCAGGCTACCAGCACACCTGCTATTGCAGGTGCATGACGAACTGGTCCTGGAATCGGAGCCTGGCGTGATTGACGAAGTGCGTGAGCTTGTGCAGGAGACAATGGAGCAAGCTGTCAGACTGAGCGTGCCCTTGATGGTAGAGACAGGCGTTGGTAAAGACTGGATGGAGGCTAAAAAGTGA
- a CDS encoding sodium-dependent transporter yields MAAREQWRSGLGFVLAAAGSAVGLGNLWGFAYRVSQGGGMAFVLLYVLVVLLACLPVLVAETALGRSTGRSPLMAPSTAAGFRWQLMGWLFVAASCGVLAFYAVLMSWTGHTLLHALLVGLPDDIADAESFFASVSDGTSVVLGQLLSLLLTGCIVTAGVRRGIERLSRWGLPFLLLLLLALAIWASTLKGAKEGYSTFLLQWNPSYLSDPTTIRLAFSQAFFSIGTGIGCILAYATYLDRRNHLPREAVAIAGIDTIVGLLAGLVTFPIVASFGLMDVISESTVGTLFIALPTGLSRLGDTGRTVAVLFFALAYIAAITSAVSLLEVPVACLMDCLCWSRKRAVWLSVTLIFLVGLPSAISAEVLSLMDTVFGGLLLILGGLLLAILMGWAVPRQLDEDLRGCSTPKWVRFMLRFMLRWISPPIMAAGLLASSIDLLLSLLG; encoded by the coding sequence ATGGCAGCTCGGGAACAGTGGCGATCAGGTCTTGGCTTTGTCCTGGCAGCTGCAGGCAGCGCAGTTGGCCTGGGCAATCTTTGGGGTTTTGCATACCGCGTCTCGCAAGGTGGTGGTATGGCTTTTGTGCTGCTTTACGTGCTCGTTGTGCTACTGGCTTGCCTACCAGTGCTCGTTGCAGAGACAGCGCTTGGCCGCAGCACGGGCCGTAGTCCTTTGATGGCACCAAGTACAGCAGCTGGTTTTCGCTGGCAGTTGATGGGCTGGCTATTTGTAGCTGCGTCTTGCGGCGTCTTGGCATTTTATGCTGTCCTAATGAGCTGGACTGGACACACACTGCTTCACGCACTACTTGTTGGTTTGCCTGATGATATTGCTGATGCAGAAAGCTTTTTTGCTTCTGTGAGTGATGGTACCAGCGTGGTACTTGGACAGCTGCTCAGCCTATTGCTAACAGGTTGCATAGTAACTGCTGGAGTTCGCAGAGGAATTGAGCGTCTGTCTCGTTGGGGCCTACCATTTCTGCTTCTACTTTTGCTAGCTCTCGCTATTTGGGCTTCTACTCTCAAAGGTGCTAAAGAAGGATACAGCACATTTTTGCTGCAATGGAATCCCTCATATTTGTCTGATCCTACCACTATCCGTCTCGCTTTCAGTCAAGCTTTTTTCTCGATTGGAACTGGTATTGGTTGTATCCTTGCTTACGCAACTTATCTTGACCGTCGTAATCACTTGCCTCGCGAGGCTGTTGCTATAGCCGGGATAGATACAATAGTAGGTTTATTGGCTGGACTAGTGACCTTTCCAATTGTCGCTAGCTTTGGCCTAATGGACGTAATTAGCGAGTCTACTGTAGGGACGTTATTCATCGCTCTTCCTACTGGTCTCTCTAGACTTGGAGATACTGGCCGGACTGTAGCAGTATTATTCTTCGCACTAGCCTACATAGCCGCAATCACATCTGCTGTTTCTCTGCTAGAAGTTCCTGTCGCTTGTTTAATGGATTGCCTTTGCTGGAGTCGTAAACGAGCTGTGTGGCTCTCGGTGACACTGATTTTCTTAGTAGGGCTTCCATCAGCAATCTCTGCAGAGGTACTTAGCTTAATGGACACAGTCTTTGGTGGGCTACTACTAATTCTTGGGGGCTTACTGCTAGCAATACTTATGGGATGGGCAGTCCCGCGTCAGCTGGATGAAGATCTTCGTGGTTGTTCTACACCGAAATGGGTACGTTTCATGCTGCGCTTCATGCTGCGCTGGATTTCTCCTCCAATAATGGCAGCAGGGCTACTGGCAAGCAGCATTGATCTGTTACTTAGCTTGCTTGGTTAG
- a CDS encoding NAD(P) transhydrogenase subunit beta yields MSAAFALKYAIELIAVLLLALGIKGLSKVRSAREANQLAALAMGLAIIGLLVNFLGTSGITAQAWIWIILGTLISSVFGFITAQQVPMTSMPETVALFNGCGGMSSLLVALGVALFPASQRTGETSILIETLSIIVSVFVGAITFSGSVVAGGKLQGWLSMPSWMQSKIRHAVNIALVTLGLVAAVNMLTFGSNSNGIWLLAASSSLLGIGVTLPIGGADMPVVISLLNSYSGVAAAAAGFVVGSQLLIVAGAMVGAAGLILTEVMCKGMNRSLISVLFGGSLGGDTIATATSSGEYNNITSCSVEECALTLETAERVIVVPGYGLAVAQAQHILREVTQALESSNINVSYAIHPVAGRMPGHMNVLLAEADVPYEQLKEMDVINPEFSATDVVLVLGANDVVNPQAKNDPTSPLYGMPVLDVQDARTVFVIKRGMSAGYSGIKNSLFELQNTSMVFGDAKKVLGDLLVELKELGVGKRA; encoded by the coding sequence ATGTCTGCTGCTTTTGCCCTCAAATATGCTATCGAGCTCATTGCCGTATTACTGCTCGCACTCGGCATTAAAGGCCTCTCAAAGGTACGCTCTGCACGAGAAGCCAACCAGCTAGCAGCCCTGGCAATGGGGCTAGCCATTATTGGACTTCTAGTGAACTTTCTAGGCACCAGTGGCATTACTGCTCAAGCCTGGATCTGGATTATTCTTGGCACCCTCATCAGCAGTGTGTTTGGTTTCATTACTGCCCAGCAGGTGCCGATGACTTCAATGCCTGAGACCGTGGCCCTTTTCAATGGCTGTGGTGGTATGTCCTCACTGCTTGTTGCACTCGGCGTAGCCTTATTCCCTGCTAGCCAGCGTACTGGAGAAACTAGTATACTTATTGAGACTCTCTCAATCATAGTCTCAGTATTTGTTGGTGCAATTACTTTTAGTGGATCTGTTGTTGCAGGAGGAAAGCTTCAGGGATGGCTTTCCATGCCAAGCTGGATGCAAAGCAAGATACGTCACGCAGTTAACATCGCCCTAGTCACACTTGGTCTTGTTGCTGCTGTTAATATGCTAACATTCGGTAGCAATTCCAACGGAATTTGGTTGCTAGCTGCTAGTTCTTCACTCTTGGGAATAGGTGTCACTCTACCTATTGGTGGGGCAGATATGCCAGTAGTAATTTCACTCCTCAACAGTTATTCTGGTGTTGCTGCAGCTGCAGCGGGCTTCGTTGTTGGCAGTCAGCTATTAATAGTAGCAGGAGCCATGGTAGGCGCCGCTGGCCTAATACTGACTGAGGTGATGTGTAAAGGCATGAATCGCTCTCTCATCTCTGTGCTTTTTGGAGGTTCTCTAGGGGGGGATACGATTGCCACCGCTACTAGCAGCGGAGAATACAATAACATTACCAGTTGTAGTGTTGAGGAATGTGCTCTAACCCTCGAGACTGCTGAGAGAGTAATTGTTGTACCGGGATATGGTTTGGCTGTGGCACAAGCTCAGCACATATTACGAGAGGTGACACAAGCACTAGAATCATCGAATATTAATGTTAGTTATGCAATTCATCCCGTAGCTGGAAGGATGCCTGGTCATATGAATGTGCTGTTGGCAGAAGCTGATGTGCCTTATGAGCAGCTTAAGGAGATGGACGTAATTAACCCTGAGTTTTCCGCTACTGATGTAGTTTTGGTACTAGGGGCTAATGATGTTGTTAACCCTCAAGCCAAAAATGACCCCACATCTCCGCTATACGGCATGCCAGTACTGGATGTGCAGGATGCTCGCACAGTATTTGTGATCAAGCGTGGTATGAGTGCTGGTTACTCCGGAATTAAAAATAGCTTATTTGAGCTGCAAAACACATCGATGGTTTTTGGCGATGCTAAGAAGGTCCTCGGTGATCTGCTAGTAGAACTAAAGGAGCTAGGCGTTGGGAAAAGAGCCTAG
- a CDS encoding NAD(P) transhydrogenase subunit alpha: protein MTPNLAEAMWVLLLGSLLGLELIGKVPPTLHTPLMSGANAISGITILAALTLIIKAGTDSNTSLMILGSISLGFALFNIVGGFLVTDRMLAMFGRKSARRKKSH from the coding sequence ATGACACCGAATCTTGCCGAAGCTATGTGGGTGCTGCTTCTTGGCAGCTTACTAGGTCTAGAATTGATAGGCAAGGTACCACCTACCCTGCACACGCCCTTGATGAGTGGTGCTAATGCTATCTCGGGTATTACTATTCTGGCAGCACTAACCTTAATTATAAAGGCTGGCACTGATAGCAACACCAGCTTGATGATTCTTGGATCTATCTCTCTTGGGTTTGCTCTTTTCAACATTGTCGGCGGTTTCCTTGTCACTGACCGAATGCTGGCCATGTTTGGTCGCAAATCTGCCCGTCGGAAAAAGAGTCATTAA
- a CDS encoding cysteine--tRNA ligase yields MTLRLSNTLTRRKEFFESLEPGKVGIYCCGVTVYAPCHLGHARSYINWDVLRRYLIWQGLMVTFVQNFTDIDDKILKRATDENSSMEIVSERNIEAFHQDMDALSILRPDRMPRATQCLNEIRRLITELEAKGVAYSADGDVYFAVMKHAGYGRLSGRELSEQQDNAAGRITNIEQVRKQHPFDFALWKKAKPGEPSFPSIWGEGRPGWHIECSAMARQELGNTIDIHLGGSDLVFPHHENELAQSEAANSCELARYWLHNGMVNVGGQKMSKSLENFTTIRALLNSGVSAMTFRLLVLQAHYSRPLEITSEALEAAANSWTRLNTALALGEEYAETLNWTGIIPLPDGPILQMNLSWQEPLKILEKQFVTAMDDDLNTAVALAVLFEIARPLRALANSLCHGESSATLPAGELRVSLRQRWDLLRQLAGVLGLRYEAISISTRDSNADEIEVLIAARQSAKRNRNFAAADRIRDKLVARGIELIDRPDGITNWRRRKIS; encoded by the coding sequence GTGACCCTGCGGCTTAGCAACACTCTCACTCGCCGCAAGGAATTCTTCGAATCCCTTGAGCCAGGAAAGGTAGGCATCTACTGTTGTGGGGTTACGGTCTATGCCCCCTGTCATCTGGGACACGCGCGCAGCTACATCAACTGGGATGTACTGCGCCGATATCTGATTTGGCAAGGTTTGATGGTGACCTTCGTGCAGAACTTTACAGACATCGATGACAAAATTCTAAAGCGCGCCACTGATGAGAATTCTTCTATGGAGATCGTAAGTGAGCGCAACATTGAGGCCTTCCACCAAGACATGGATGCTCTTAGTATCTTGCGGCCTGACCGTATGCCGCGTGCAACTCAGTGCCTCAACGAGATTCGAAGACTAATTACTGAGCTGGAAGCTAAAGGCGTAGCTTACAGCGCTGATGGGGATGTTTATTTTGCAGTAATGAAGCATGCTGGATATGGTCGTTTGAGTGGTCGTGAACTTAGTGAACAGCAAGATAATGCTGCTGGTCGCATCACAAACATTGAGCAGGTTCGCAAACAACACCCCTTCGATTTCGCGCTTTGGAAAAAAGCTAAACCAGGTGAACCGAGTTTTCCTTCTATTTGGGGTGAAGGCCGACCTGGCTGGCACATCGAGTGCTCAGCTATGGCGCGTCAAGAGTTGGGAAACACAATTGATATTCATCTCGGTGGCTCTGACCTAGTGTTTCCACATCATGAGAATGAACTGGCCCAATCAGAAGCAGCTAACAGCTGTGAGCTGGCACGTTACTGGTTACATAACGGTATGGTGAATGTAGGTGGCCAGAAAATGAGTAAATCACTAGAAAATTTTACTACGATCCGTGCTCTGCTCAATAGTGGTGTTTCAGCAATGACATTCCGACTATTAGTGCTCCAGGCTCATTATAGTAGGCCTCTAGAGATTACTTCAGAGGCCTTAGAAGCTGCAGCCAACAGCTGGACAAGACTGAACACAGCACTTGCTCTTGGAGAGGAATATGCAGAAACACTTAATTGGACTGGAATTATCCCATTACCAGATGGGCCAATTCTTCAAATGAATTTGTCGTGGCAAGAGCCTCTAAAGATACTGGAAAAGCAATTCGTCACTGCCATGGATGATGATCTAAATACCGCTGTTGCTCTAGCAGTGCTGTTTGAGATAGCACGTCCTCTGCGCGCTTTAGCTAATTCTCTATGTCATGGTGAGAGCAGTGCTACTTTACCTGCAGGCGAACTGAGGGTGAGTCTCAGACAACGCTGGGATCTACTGCGGCAGCTAGCTGGAGTCCTTGGATTGCGCTACGAGGCGATAAGCATTAGTACAAGAGATAGCAATGCTGACGAGATTGAAGTTTTGATTGCTGCACGTCAGTCGGCTAAGCGTAACCGCAACTTTGCTGCAGCAGATCGTATTCGTGATAAACTAGTTGCCCGCGGTATTGAACTGATTGATCGACCAGATGGCATAACTAATTGGCGGCGGCGCAAAATTTCCTAG
- a CDS encoding alpha/beta hydrolase — protein MGKEPRKQQSPQQSIDIPPFRQRFPWIGGDLQTVRDTLRPTLLPPDTGQSIFIAVPPLPKEESSSGFLLAILDTPPAQTPLRALVLLLHGLGGSSSRRGVRRLALVLLHSGFAVLRLNLRGADPGRHLISGTYAACCNSDMLPVLQQARKLCDLLAQVSLRKKALPLFGAGISLGGTILLNACLDPLIPDSIGSPSLDALVCASSPLDLAVCSKSIERPRNHLYQRWLLRRLVRQALADPFGVTPKEFWQLTEGDVGGPPRTIRAFDAAVTAPRWGYNSVEDYYQHASPLPGLLTSEQGKGYSLPPTLILQALDDPWVPAVTAQRLAAASQSQTFTRGSIQVSLTTYGGHNGFHGRLPNGQRGCWADVLLSHWLSERCSVASA, from the coding sequence TTGGGAAAAGAGCCTAGAAAACAGCAGAGCCCGCAACAATCGATAGATATCCCTCCCTTTCGACAGCGTTTCCCCTGGATTGGCGGTGATCTCCAGACTGTACGTGATACGCTTCGTCCCACATTGTTACCCCCAGATACAGGCCAGTCAATCTTTATTGCTGTTCCACCTCTGCCCAAGGAAGAGTCTAGCTCTGGGTTTCTGTTGGCCATATTAGATACACCACCAGCACAGACGCCACTGCGAGCATTAGTTTTGTTATTGCATGGTCTCGGTGGCTCTAGCTCAAGAAGGGGGGTTCGCCGTCTGGCTTTAGTGCTGCTGCATTCTGGATTTGCTGTGCTTAGACTTAACTTGCGAGGAGCAGATCCAGGGCGACATCTAATTAGTGGCACCTATGCAGCTTGCTGCAACAGTGACATGCTTCCAGTACTGCAGCAGGCCCGCAAACTCTGTGATTTACTAGCTCAAGTTAGCCTGAGAAAAAAAGCATTGCCATTATTTGGCGCTGGTATTTCACTAGGCGGCACAATATTGTTGAATGCCTGCCTTGATCCGTTGATTCCAGATTCAATTGGTAGTCCATCTCTTGATGCTCTAGTCTGTGCAAGTAGTCCGTTGGACTTAGCAGTCTGCAGCAAGTCTATAGAGCGACCACGCAATCATTTGTACCAGCGATGGCTATTGCGACGCCTTGTACGCCAGGCACTTGCTGACCCCTTTGGCGTTACTCCAAAGGAGTTTTGGCAACTTACAGAAGGAGATGTTGGTGGTCCACCCCGTACAATTCGCGCCTTTGACGCTGCAGTTACTGCGCCCCGATGGGGATATAATAGTGTTGAAGACTATTATCAACACGCTTCACCTCTGCCAGGTCTACTGACGAGTGAACAAGGTAAAGGGTACAGTTTGCCACCAACTTTGATACTTCAGGCCCTTGATGATCCCTGGGTCCCTGCGGTGACAGCACAGCGGCTAGCTGCTGCTAGTCAAAGCCAAACATTTACCCGAGGCAGTATTCAAGTCAGTCTTACTACATATGGTGGCCACAATGGTTTTCATGGCCGGCTGCCCAATGGTCAGCGAGGCTGTTGGGCCGATGTATTGCTCAGTCACTGGTTGTCAGAGCGCTGCTCAGTGGCGTCCGCCTAA